One window of the Strix uralensis isolate ZFMK-TIS-50842 chromosome 3, bStrUra1, whole genome shotgun sequence genome contains the following:
- the TAAR2 gene encoding trace amine-associated receptor 2, whose amino-acid sequence MLGFGIFWKLVKIKSVYGTASPIEKSNKGLIMLSPNISRDLTDCSEFGNRSCPESFRSAAVRGVMYLFITAAFILTILGNLAIIVSISYFKQLHSPTNFLILSMAVTDFLLGFAVMPYSMMRSVENCWYFGMTFCKVHYSFDLMLCLASIFHLCSIAVDRFYAICHPLHYVSTMTVTVIKQIIAVCWSVPTAFAFGVVFSEAYASGIEDYEILVKCSNLCPIVFNKLWGAVLFTVGLFAPACVMIGIYVKIFTVSQRHTCELCQAHRHSKSDKKNELSKNKDRKAAKTLSIVMLGFLICWFPCFFTILIDPFLDFSTPLPLFDALNWLGYLNSLCNPLIYGFFYPWFRKTFKYILKGKIFNPYLRMIKLLSEDQSQ is encoded by the coding sequence ATGTTAGGATTTGGAATCTTTTGGAAACTTGTGAAAATTAAATCTGTCTATGGAACTGCATCTCCAATAGAAAAGTCTAATAAAGGATTGATTATGCTTTCTCCAAATATCTCAAGGGATTTGACTGATTGCTCTGAGTTTGGAAATAGATCCTGTCCTGAGAGCTTTAGGTCAGCAGCAGTACGAGGGGTAATGTATCTATTCATAACAGCAGCCTTCATTCTCACCATCTTAGGGAATCTGGCCATAATCGTTTCCATCTCATATTTCAAGCAGCTTCATTCTCCAACCAATTTCCTCATCCTATCCATGGCTGTCACGGATTTCCTGCTGGGCTTTGCCGTTATGCCCTACAGCATGATGAGGTCTGTGGAGAACTGCTGGTATTTTGGGATGACATTCTGCAAAGTTCATTACAGTTTTGACCTGATGCTCTGCTTAGCTTCCATTTTCCATCTTTGTTCCATTGCTGTGGATCGGTTTTATGCAATCTGCCACCCTCTGCATTACGTCAGCACCATGACTGTCACGGTCATAAAACAAATCATAGCAGTGTGCTGGTCAGTGCCCACTGCTTTTGCTTTTGGTGTGGTTTTCTCGGAAGCTTATGCTTCTGGAATTGAGGACTATGAAATACTGGTTAAATGCTCGAACTTGTGCCCTATTGTGTTCAACAAACTGTGGGGGGCTGTTTTATTTACAGTCGGTCTATTTGCTCCTGCTTGTGTTATGATAGGGATTTATGTTAAAATTTTTACAGTCTCGCAAAGGCACACATGTGAGTTGTGCCAGGCACACAGGCACAGTAAAAGTGACAAGAAAAATGAGCTTTCTAAGAATAAAGATAGGAAAGCTGCCAAGACTTTGAGTATAGTTATGCTGGGTTTCTTAATATGCTGGTTTCCTTGTTTTTTCACAATCTTAATCGATCCATTTTTAGATTTCTCTACTCCTTTACCTTTGTTTGATGCTCTAAACTGGCTTGGGTATTTAAATTCTCTCTGCAATCCATTAATATATGGCTTTTTCTATCCATGGTTTCGGAAAACGTTTAAGTATATcttaaaaggcaaaatatttaaCCCATATCTTCGTATGATAAAACTTTTATCTGAAGATCAGTCACAGTAA